The sequence TGAGGAAGGCATCGAAAGTCTGGTCCACGTTTCCGAAATGTCATGGACAAAAAAGATCAAACATCCGACTCAGATTGTCAATGTCGGCGATGAAATTGAAGCCGTGGTGTTGAGTATCGATCCGGACAAACGACGTATTTCCCTGGGTATGAAACAGGTTGAACCCAACCCCTGGGACAGTTTGATCGACAAATATCCGGTCGGCACCAAGATTGAAGGCGAAATCAAGAATATTACTGATTTCGGTCTTTTTGTCGGCATCGAAAATGATATTGACGGCCTGGTTCACATCTCCGATATTTCCTGGAGCAAGCGCCTCAAACACCCCGGCGAGATTTACAAAAAAGGGGAAACCATTCAGGCGGTGGTGCTCAACCTGGATACCGCCAACCAGCGCTTTTCCCTCGGCATCAAGCAACTCAATGAAGATCCCTGGAAGAATATCAGTGAGAAACTGATGTCCAACGACCACGTCACCGGAACCATCACCAACATCACCGACTTCGGCGCTTTCGTCGAACTTGAAGATGGGGTTGAAGGCCTGGTGCACATCTCCGAGATCACGTCCGACAAGGAAAAGAAAGCCGACGAGATGCTGAAAGTTGGCGACACCGTGACTGCCAAGGTTCTTAATATCAACAATGAAGACCGTAAAATCGGTTTGAGCATCAAAGCCTATCTCGAAGAAAAAGAGAAAATGGAAAGCGGTGAGTACATCACTGAAAGCTTCCAGAAAGGCAAAGTTTCATTTGGCGAACTGCTGCAACAGGCTACCGACAGTCGCAGGGAAAACAACCAGGGCGGCAACGAAGAAGACGAAAAGAATGAGGCCTAAAGAACTCATCACCGTCTAGACAACGACACGAGGGAAAAGCCCGACAGCACAAAAGTGCAGCTGTCGGGCTTTTTTAGGACCTTACAGGTTATTTTCTTGTTTTTTCAACATTTTTTCAACCACAAGAACAAGAAAATGTTAAGTGCTTCACGGGTTATCCCCGAAGGGGATGTCCCGATGAAGAAACTTATCCAGCTCTGCTGGGCCTGATAAGAGTACTTATTTGCGGGCCGTGAAAAATCATTTGGGTTACGGGATTATTTCCGTATTAGGAATGGAGAAGGTTTGTTCGGAACCCAAAACCAACGAGAATCATGATCTGGACCCTGGTTTTTATATGTGCCGCGACTGCGGTCCTGATTTCCGGTCGTCGACTTACCCTGGCCGGTGATCACTTAGCCGAGCTAACCGACCTGAGCCGGGGTTTTGTCGGGGTTATCCTTCTGGGCCTGGTCACTTCTCTGCCGGAAATGGCAAGCACCGTCAGCGCCGCTCTGTTTTTAAAGTCTCCTGATCTGGCCATGGGTAACATTTTCGGCAGCAATGCCGCCAACCTGGCCATTCTGGGGGTTATCAGCCTGTTTTCTACCGGCCCTCTGCAAGCAAAGCAGCAACTGGACGGAGAAAATCTCCTGACCGCCTATTTGTCTCTCATCATGATCAGTCTAGCCTTGATGGGGCTCGGGGCTCATGGTTTCTGGCGGGTTTTCCACCTCGATATTTTTTCCCTTCTGATCGCAACGACTTATCTCATGGGCCTGAAAAAGCTCCACGCCTTTCAAAACCATCCCCATAATTCTTTCCAGGTCGGCGAAAAAACCGGCCTGGAAAGGGTTCCGCGCGAGCTCAGAAAAAGCCTGCTGATCAATGCCGCCATGATTGTGGTTGCCTCATCAAGCCTGGCGGCCAGCGCTGAACAGCTTGCCGAAATCAGCGGCTGGGGAACCACCTTCGTCGGCAACAGCCTGCTGGCCATCGCCACCTCTCTGCCGGAAATCGTGGTCACTTTCAGCGCCATCGGCATCGGCAGTTTTTCCATGGCGGCCGGCAATATCTTCGGCAGCAACATTTTTAACGTCGCTATTCTGGCTGGCTATCGCTGATCTCTTTTTTTCCCCGGTTCGCTATTGGCTGCCGGGTCCCCCAGCCAGGCCCTGATCGCGGCCATCGGCATGTTGATGACCGGCGTTTTCCTTTTTTCAGCCCACTATTCCTCCATCCAAAAGGTTGCCGGTCACCGGCCGCGTTTCACTTCGCTGCCGACCCTGGTGATCTATGCCCTCAGTCTTTACGCTCTTTTTGTTCTGCGCTGACCGAGCCGTCTCCAGACAACCAATCTCCGGCAGAAAAAAGCCGGGTTGACTGTTTAAAAACAGAAACCTAACGGTCGCGAGAGCAGGAAAACCACCTGTGATCCGAGACTGAAGAGCGCCCTCTGACCGCCATAGCAGCCACCCACTTGAAAATAACCTGCGGTGGAGCGGCTCGTACTAGGACGTTACTAATAGATAACCAATTCAGGATCATGCCGCAAGAGCATGGCCACAAACGCAGTCCCCTGGGAGAGCCAGGGACATAAAAGACCGGCGCCGGTTTTCACTTGACAAAGAGAAGTATCCATTGTAAGCGGGGCCTGGTTTTCGCTTCTAAATACAATAGACAATCGTCGCCATGCCGAAAAAAGCATGGCACCTTATCTGACTACTCAAGCAAGAGGAGGGTTCCATATGTCCATGCTCAATAAGTCATGCAAAGAATTCAACGAAGTTCTGGCTTCCAAAGCTCCGGTTCCGGGAGGCGGCGGTGCGGCCGCCATGGGTGGCGCCATCGGCATGGCTCTCTCCAATATGGTCGGCAACCTGACTATCGGCAAAAAAAAATATGCCGATGTGGAAGTTGAAGTCAAGGAGCTGGTTGAGCGGGGCGCCAAGGTCATTGCCGGACTTGAGGCGCTGGTCGATAAGGACGCCGAGGTTTTTGAGCCTCTGTCCAAAGCTTACGGTCTGCCCAAAGACACCCCGGAACAACAGAAAGTCAAAGACGAAACCATGGAAGCTTGCGGCAAAGCCGCCTGTTCCGTGCCCATGGATATCATGCGTCTGGCCTACGAAGGCATCAGAATTCATCAGCGGATGGGTGAAATCGGCACCATGATCGCCATTTCAGATGTCGCCTGCGGCGTGGTTTTTCTCAAGGCCGCCCTGATTTCCGGCAGCCTCAATGTGATTATCAACCTTAACGGCATCAAAGACCAGGAATTCAATCAAGCGGCCAAGGAAGAAATGGACCGCCTGCTGGCAGACGGCCAGAAATTGGCGGATGAGACCCTGGCTCTGGTTCTCAATAAACTGCAAAAATAGAAGCGCTCCCCCCTGCCGGCGGCATGGGCATGGGGTAGAGCTCTGAACCGAGAACTGCATTTCAGATAAGAGTAAAAGGAGAAAACCCGATGGCTGAGATTTTAAAAGGCAAACCGGTTGCCGACGCGATGAAAGAGGAACTGGCTAAGAAAGTTGAGGCTTTAAAGGCCCGCGACATCATGCCCAAACTAGGCATCATCCGCGTCGGCGCCCGACCCGATGATCTTTTCTATGAAGGCGGAGCCAAAAAAACCTGCGAAGCTATCGGCATGGCTTATGAGGTTTTTGAATACCCGGAAGATATCAACCAGGCTGATTTTGAGAAAGCGGTCACCGGCGTCGGCGTCAATCCTTCCGTACATGGCATACTGATGTTCGCGCCGCTGCCCAAACATCTCGACGAGCGTAAAATTCGCGCCCTGATTCCGGTCGAAAAGGATGTCGATTGTCTCACCCTGGGTGGCGCCGCCAAGGTTTTTGCCGATGACCTGACCGGCTTCCCCCCCTGTACCCCGACCGCCTGCATGGACATGCTCCATTTCTACAATATTCCGATCAAAGGCAAACGCTGCGTGGTTCTCGGCCGTTCGCTGGTCGTCGGCAAACCGGTGGCGATGCTGCTGCTGCGTGAACACGGCACGGTGACCCTCTGCCATTCCCGCACTGAAAATCTTAACCAAGTCTGCCGGGAAGCCGACATTCTGATCGCCGCCGTCGGCCGGGCGAAAATGGTTAAAGCCGATTTTGTCAAAGCCGGCCAGGTGGTGATTGATGTCGGCATCAACGAGGACCCCGCCAACCCCGGCAAATACTGCGGCGATGTAGATTTCGCCGAGGTCGAACCGATTGTCGCCAAAATCACTCCGGTACCTGCGGGAGTTGGCTCAGTAACCACCTCGGTGCTGTGCAAACAGACCATCATGGCCTGCGAACTTTTGCATCCGTAAAGTTCTCGACCCAGAGACCTTGAGAATACCGTCAGACCTACGGGCCCGGAAAATTCCGGGCCCGTAGGTCTGATCGATTTTCTGAATAGCGTCCCCAGACCGCTATCGCGGCCACACATGTCTAAAAGCAACCAGCTTTTACTGGTTTACTTGGAAGTTTTCAAGCCTAATTTTCGGCATGATTACCGGTAGCAGACAACCGCCGCAATTCTCGCTCCACCCTTGCCAACACCGTTTGCCAGTCGTCGGGCCGCGGCTGACGGAAAAGACGCATGGTCGGATACCAGGGTGAATCCTCACGCTTTACAAGCCAGCGCCAATCGGCGTCAAAAGGCAGCAGCAGCCAGACCGGCCGCGCCAGAGCCCCTGCCAGGTGGGGTACCGAGGTATCGCAACTGATAATCAGGTCAAGATTTTCCATTATCGCTGCGGTTTCATGCAGATCCGTCAACTCCGGAGCGAGATCGACATAACGCGACCGCAGTTCGGCCGGCAGTTTGTCGATCAGGCTTAAGTCGGACGCTTCCTGATCCTTTTTCAGGCTGAAGAAAACGGCTCCGGCCACCGCAAACAGCCGGGAAAACAGGGACAGGGGAAGCGCTCGGCGT is a genomic window of Pseudomonadota bacterium containing:
- a CDS encoding sugar ABC transporter substrate-binding protein, whose translation is MSMLNKSCKEFNEVLASKAPVPGGGGAAAMGGAIGMALSNMVGNLTIGKKKYADVEVEVKELVERGAKVIAGLEALVDKDAEVFEPLSKAYGLPKDTPEQQKVKDETMEACGKAACSVPMDIMRLAYEGIRIHQRMGEIGTMIAISDVACGVVFLKAALISGSLNVIINLNGIKDQEFNQAAKEEMDRLLADGQKLADETLALVLNKLQK
- a CDS encoding bifunctional 5,10-methylenetetrahydrofolate dehydrogenase/5,10-methenyltetrahydrofolate cyclohydrolase, giving the protein MAEILKGKPVADAMKEELAKKVEALKARDIMPKLGIIRVGARPDDLFYEGGAKKTCEAIGMAYEVFEYPEDINQADFEKAVTGVGVNPSVHGILMFAPLPKHLDERKIRALIPVEKDVDCLTLGGAAKVFADDLTGFPPCTPTACMDMLHFYNIPIKGKRCVVLGRSLVVGKPVAMLLLREHGTVTLCHSRTENLNQVCREADILIAAVGRAKMVKADFVKAGQVVIDVGINEDPANPGKYCGDVDFAEVEPIVAKITPVPAGVGSVTTSVLCKQTIMACELLHP